The nucleotide sequence CAGGGACCTGCTGCTGCTGCCCAGTTTGGACCGCAAGGATCCAACGGCGCCATTATTATTACCATGCGCAAGGGCAAAAAGAACGCACGCGGTATCGGTGTTGATGTTAACCTGGGCGTCCAGATCGAAAAAGTATATAACCTGCCCAATTACCAGAACTCCTATGCAGGTGGTAACACTTCCGACCTGAAATTATATACCTGGGAAGCAGGCCAGCCCGAAGAATGGAAAGCGCTGGATGGTAAATATTACCACAATTATTCTGATGACGCCAGTTGGGGTCCGCGTATGGTAGGCCAGGAGTACATTCCCTGGTATGCCTGGTACGGCGGTAGTAAATACTCCTACAAAACGGCCAAACTGGCGCCTCAGCCGGATAATGCCAAAGATTTCTTCAACACAGGTAATATACTCAATAACTCAGTTTCTTTCAGCAAGGCAACGGATAACATGAACTTCCGGGTGTCCTATGGCAATGTGGATGTTAAAGGTATATTGCCCACCACTACCCTTAAAAAGCATACACTCAATCTCACTGCCAGTGTTGACCTCAATTCTCACTTTACCGTGAGCGCCAACGTGAACTATTTCAGCCAGGTTAAAAAGGGTGAGTTCAATGATGATTATTCCAATCAAACCACCGGTTCCTTCAACCAGTGGTTCCACCGCAATGTGGATATGGGGATCATGAAAGAATTAAAAGGACTGAAAGCAGCCGATGGCGTATATGCCAGTTGGAACCACCAGGACCCTAATACCTATGACCCTGCCAAACCAAATGCATTTTATGCCGGTAATTATTGGTACAACTTCTATACCTGGTTCGACCTGGTAAAACCTGTTGAAAACCGGGACCGGTTATTTGGCGACCTCTCACTGACCTATAAGCTCAACAACGATTTTCAAATACGCGCTACCTACCGTAAGCAACAGAATACCATCTGGTTCGAAGACAAATTCGCTTCTGACCTGGTAACCAGCGGTACGCAAACAACCGGCAACTGCCCGCAATGTAAAGGATACTATGCCACCGGCGAGTCCTATTCCAACAGGCAGAACTATGAATTGCTGGCTACTTTTTCTAAAAAGATCAATGATTTCTCCCTTAATTTGAATGCAGGGTCCGACTTTTTCAAATACGTACTGAAAAGCAATAGCGCTGCTACGGATAATGGTCTCAGTGTTCCCAACCTTTATACCATTGAAAACTCTGTGGATAAGCCCAAAACCGCTAATGGCAGGGTCGAAGAAAAATACCGTGCCATCCTTGCAAGGGGTGATGTTGGTTTCAGGAATTTTGCATTCTTTGATTTCACATTGCGCAATGACTGGTTCTCTACCTTGCCAGGTGATGACAACAGCGTTTTGTCTAAATCATTTGGTGCTTCATTGGTATTCAGCGACCTGGTTAAACTTCCCTGGCTAAGCTTTGGTAAGGTCCGTGCTTCCTGGGGCGAAATACCCAAAGCGCTTGGTGTAAACGCTACTACTTTCGGCGCTTATCGCTATCCCGGTTTTGATTATACCATGGATGAGCGCAAATGGCTCACCAACTTTCTGATGACAACACCCGATCAATTGGTTGATTCTGCTATTCATGGCGCTGTAAAAACACAGAAAGAAATTGGTCTTGATCTCAGGTTCCTGAACAACAGGGTCGGTATTTCAGCTACCTACTGGGATGGTACCGAAAAAGATATGCCACTGGCTGTTAGTGTAAACGGCGCAAGCGGTTTTACTTCCAAACTCATCAATACCGGTAAGATCACCAGGAAAGGTATTGACCTTCAACTGAACGTACGCCCCATCTGGTGGGATAACCTGAAATGGGAGATTAACGGTACCTGGGGTTACCTGCTTGAAAATAAAGTAGTAAAAATTTCAGACGAACTGACAAGGCTCCCGCCACTGGAAACTTTGTGGGGCAGCACGGCGCCTGTACTGGTTCATGAGGCAGGACTGCAATGGGGCCAGTTATTCGGTAACGGTATTAAACGTCTTAATGGTAAGCCTATTCTTACTGATGAGGGCTTTTATATCAACGACCCCAATGTGCATTTCGGAAGCGTATTGCCCAAATACACAGGTGGCTTACAGAACAGCTTTGAAATATTCAAAGATTTTACAGTTAATGTAAATATTGATTACCAGTATGGTGGTAAATTCTTCTCCCTGTCTGATATGTGGGGTTCTTATTCTGGTCTTACTGCCCGTACAGCAGCCGTAAATGACAAGGGGATACCCGTTCGTGATCCGGTAGCAGCCGGCGGTGGCGTGCATGTATTTGGGGTGGATGAAGATGGTAAGGATGTCAACTACTATGTGGATGCGCAGGAATATTATCATGGCTTGTATAACAATAAGACCATGGATGAATTTATCTACGACCTCACCTTTGTAAAGCTTCGTGAATTATCTATTGGTTATAACCTTCCTTTAAAGAAACTGGGATGGGACAGGTTTATGAACAGGGCTACCTTCTCTCTGGTGGCCAGGAATCCTGTGCTTATCTATGCGAAAACCAGTGATTTTGATCCTTCTGAGATCAGTGATCTGTCTGGTGAAACCGGTAACCTGCCTGGTTCAAGGGGCTTTGGTTTTAACCTGCGTATATCATTCTAATTGGATAATTACTAAACGAACTTATATGAACAATAAAATATTTGTGATCATTTTTGGCTTATCGCTGTTTGCAACGACAAGCTGTAGTAAGCTGGAAGATTTTGGCGATACCAACGTAAACCCCGGTGGTATTAACGATCCTATTCCCGGTGCGCTGTTGACCAACGTACTGGCCAATCTGTCCAGCTATGCCACGAGTACAAGAGGTGGATTATACTGTCAATATTTTTCAGAAACCCAATACACCGATGTATCGTTGTATAGTTTGCCGCAGATATCCTTTTCCGGCGAGTATTCCGGTTTATTGATGGACCTGCAAAACATCATTAACCTGAAGGTGAACGACAACATGACGGCAGTATCCCGGATCACAAAAGCATATATCTTCTGGAATATTACCGACCGTTGGGGAGAAGTTCCCTATTCTGAAGCATTGCTGGGAAAGGCATTGCCAAAATATGATACCCAGGAAGATATCTACCGCGGTATACTGAAGGAGCTGACAGAAGCATCTGCTCAATTCAATAACAGTGGCGGTATTACCGGTGACATCATATTTGGCGGCAGCACCGACAAGTGGAAAAAAGTAGCCAACTCACTTCGTTTGTTCATCTCTTTGCGCCTGTCTAATAAATTCCCGGCCAGCAATGGTTTTGCTGCTACTGAATTTAAAGCAGCATTAACAGCAGCGGGTGGTATCATTACTACCAATGCCGATAATTGGGTGGCGAAATATCCCGGTGATGACTTTAAAAGTCCCTGGTGGGGCCTGTATGATGGAAGGAAAGACTTTGCGGAAAGCAAGACCATGACCGACTTACTGGGCTCCTTAGGTGATGGCCGGTCCAATGCATTTGGTGGCGCAACAGAAGACCTTACTGCCAACAATTGGAATGAACCCTCTACCGTGGGTGTGCCATATGGTTTGAAAAGAGCCAGTGCAGAGACCTTCACAGGTGATAATCCCACCTGGGCGCGCATTCTGCGGGGCAACCTAAGAGAAGCAGATGATGCTGTTGTCATTGTAAGTGCCGCTGAAGTATTATTGGCCCGTGCAGAAGCTGCTGATCGTGGCTGGACTTCTGAAACTGCGCTGACTTTATACCAGGATGGTATCAAGGCCTCTTTTGAACAGTGGGGACTGAGTGCACCGGCTGCCGGCTATTTTACACAAAGTAATGTGGCTTTTACAGCTCCTGTGGGAACTGGAGCCAATTTAAAGCAAATAGCTACCCAACGTTATATTGCCACTTATCCCGATGGCCTGCAAGGGTGGGCTGAGTGGAGAAGAACAGGATACCCTGTACTTACACCAGCTCCCGATGCCACCAATGCTTCCGGGCAAATACCAACGCGTTTTGTATACCACAGCTCTGAGTTTGGAACCAACAAAGCAGCCGTTGAAGAAGCAGTGAAAAGAATACCTGGTGGCGATACACAGGACTCTAAAGTATGGTGGGATCAATAACCGACATATCAATCGTAAAACTAATTAATTATGAAATCTAGAATAATGAATTATGCGTTGCTGGCTGGTACTGTGTCGTTATTGTTTACATCCTGTATAAAGGACGATGTAAAGGATACCACTACTGAAGGCAGCACTACTGTAAAACTGCTCCAGGCACCTGAGAATAAATTCTTCTTTGAACCTTTCACAGAGGTAAGAACGCTGCACTTGTTTAGTCTGCGGAAAGATGCCAATTCAGAAAGTGAACTAAATAAGCCATTGGCGGTAAAGGTGCAGCCCAATACTACACTGATTGCCAATTACAATGCGGCTAACAATGCCAACTTTGAAATACTGCCCGATAGTTTGTACACGCTTGATCCCGGTAATCCGAAAGTCGGGGGCATTTATGAAATGAATATGACTGCCAGCCAGTTTGCCAAAGAGTTCACTATTAAGCTGAATGGCTCAAAATGGAATTTATCTAAAAAATACGCATTGGGATTTACTATCAGTGATGCTGGTGGTAAAGCAATTCCTGATGGCAAGAAAGATATTCTTGTGCTGATCAGTATCAAGAATAAGTGGGATGGCGTGTATGT is from Paraflavitalea devenefica and encodes:
- a CDS encoding SusC/RagA family TonB-linked outer membrane protein encodes the protein MRKFLSLLAVLVLYTVLAYAQTKTVTGKITDETGDPVPFATVVIKGTKIAFVSDASGTFSAKVKPGDILVVSAQSLTTKEITVGASNVVSVTLAKSNTALAEVVVTGAYNTKRTQRSTSYNAQIVTGEQLNTIRQTNLNGALAGKVSGLQFRGQSAGKLGEAGTIRLRGASGLGGDEGLIYVVDGTILPSVNDINLDDVEKLDVLQGPAAAAQFGPQGSNGAIIITMRKGKKNARGIGVDVNLGVQIEKVYNLPNYQNSYAGGNTSDLKLYTWEAGQPEEWKALDGKYYHNYSDDASWGPRMVGQEYIPWYAWYGGSKYSYKTAKLAPQPDNAKDFFNTGNILNNSVSFSKATDNMNFRVSYGNVDVKGILPTTTLKKHTLNLTASVDLNSHFTVSANVNYFSQVKKGEFNDDYSNQTTGSFNQWFHRNVDMGIMKELKGLKAADGVYASWNHQDPNTYDPAKPNAFYAGNYWYNFYTWFDLVKPVENRDRLFGDLSLTYKLNNDFQIRATYRKQQNTIWFEDKFASDLVTSGTQTTGNCPQCKGYYATGESYSNRQNYELLATFSKKINDFSLNLNAGSDFFKYVLKSNSAATDNGLSVPNLYTIENSVDKPKTANGRVEEKYRAILARGDVGFRNFAFFDFTLRNDWFSTLPGDDNSVLSKSFGASLVFSDLVKLPWLSFGKVRASWGEIPKALGVNATTFGAYRYPGFDYTMDERKWLTNFLMTTPDQLVDSAIHGAVKTQKEIGLDLRFLNNRVGISATYWDGTEKDMPLAVSVNGASGFTSKLINTGKITRKGIDLQLNVRPIWWDNLKWEINGTWGYLLENKVVKISDELTRLPPLETLWGSTAPVLVHEAGLQWGQLFGNGIKRLNGKPILTDEGFYINDPNVHFGSVLPKYTGGLQNSFEIFKDFTVNVNIDYQYGGKFFSLSDMWGSYSGLTARTAAVNDKGIPVRDPVAAGGGVHVFGVDEDGKDVNYYVDAQEYYHGLYNNKTMDEFIYDLTFVKLRELSIGYNLPLKKLGWDRFMNRATFSLVARNPVLIYAKTSDFDPSEISDLSGETGNLPGSRGFGFNLRISF
- a CDS encoding SusD/RagB family nutrient-binding outer membrane lipoprotein; the protein is MNNKIFVIIFGLSLFATTSCSKLEDFGDTNVNPGGINDPIPGALLTNVLANLSSYATSTRGGLYCQYFSETQYTDVSLYSLPQISFSGEYSGLLMDLQNIINLKVNDNMTAVSRITKAYIFWNITDRWGEVPYSEALLGKALPKYDTQEDIYRGILKELTEASAQFNNSGGITGDIIFGGSTDKWKKVANSLRLFISLRLSNKFPASNGFAATEFKAALTAAGGIITTNADNWVAKYPGDDFKSPWWGLYDGRKDFAESKTMTDLLGSLGDGRSNAFGGATEDLTANNWNEPSTVGVPYGLKRASAETFTGDNPTWARILRGNLREADDAVVIVSAAEVLLARAEAADRGWTSETALTLYQDGIKASFEQWGLSAPAAGYFTQSNVAFTAPVGTGANLKQIATQRYIATYPDGLQGWAEWRRTGYPVLTPAPDATNASGQIPTRFVYHSSEFGTNKAAVEEAVKRIPGGDTQDSKVWWDQ
- a CDS encoding BT_3987 domain-containing protein; the encoded protein is MKSRIMNYALLAGTVSLLFTSCIKDDVKDTTTEGSTTVKLLQAPENKFFFEPFTEVRTLHLFSLRKDANSESELNKPLAVKVQPNTTLIANYNAANNANFEILPDSLYTLDPGNPKVGGIYEMNMTASQFAKEFTIKLNGSKWNLSKKYALGFTISDAGGKAIPDGKKDILVLISIKNKWDGVYVATGTLVDNYIPTLTGIYDDPGGFGEDVLYSLQTVSATECVVVSATYQGIPCIPIWDLNAQDWSYYGNFGIIVTFDPATDKVTKVINYYGQPAPNTRSANLDPSGVNAYDEASKTVKIKYFMMQPSVIPDPPHIRVKIDEEWKFVRAR